From Daucus carota subsp. sativus chromosome 6, DH1 v3.0, whole genome shotgun sequence:
ATGAATAGTAGCATCCAGCAGCATAACCCTCAGATCGAAGAtaatgaagaagaagaggacATACCAAGTGGGGGAGAGTCGATAGATAATCCACATATTCGTTACGAGGCTGCTTCTCATGCCCTACAGAATGGTGGTGTCGTTGGTCAGCCTTCCAATGGAATGGAGCCGATGAATGGAAATGGACTTGACAGCATTAATGTCGTGCCACATCAGCATCAAATGTATGTCCCAGGGTCTGATGTTGTGCCGCATACTGGAGGAGGTGGTGTGGATCAGTTGACACTATCTTTTCAGGGAGAAGTTTACGTTTTTGATGCTGTGTCCCCTGAAAAGGTTAGTTCCTGATTACACATGGCGAATCTTATAATTCTATTCAATTCGCTCGATATTACAAATCTCTTGTACTGGTGTGGTTGCAAAGACTGTAATATATCTGTGTTGTTTAACTTTTGGATAAAGGGTGTATGTCATTCTATTTGAAATATGCTATGATGTGaccttaaaaatatatttgcttTTAAATTACATAATAGTTTAGAGTTCCTTTTTGATAAACAGGTGCAGGCAGTTTTGTTACTTCTGGGCGGATATGAAGTGCCTACAGGTATACCTACTGTTGGGATGCCGTCTCAGAACCAAAATCAAAGGGTAAGCAAACATCAATGCAGTCACAACTTTGTCACTTATTATGTATTTTACTCTCATTACCTCAACTTTGGTAGGGTTCAAGTGACCTTCCTGGAAGGGCAAGTCAACCGCAACGGGCTGCTTCTTTGACACGATTTAGAGAGAAGAGGAAAGACAGGtgttttgacaaaaaaattcgTTATGAAGTGCGGAAGGAAGTAGCAATCAGGTAATAAACCTGAATTAAGTTCCACAGATCTTCACATATCTGTCTgatgttataaaaaaattattatacatgTATGTATCAGATAGATAGGAACATTTAAATGATATAACGCTATTTATATGTATGCATCCCGTGCTCTTGAAtcttaaagatattaatattcTGTAATTCACTCTAAAATATTGATTGAACATAACGACAGTTAGTGGAACATAAAGTAGTGTGTAACCGTAAACCAGTTAGGAAAAGATGTGTTTTACAAGTATATCTGCTCAGAATCTGAATTTGTTTGTTCATCCATGAAGTCATAAATAGTCAGAACAACCAGATGTTATTTACTGCTGTCAAAGGTTCTTGTACATTTTTGAATGAGGCTGAGAAACAATGTGAACTCTTTATGATGTTAACCAATAAGCGGCTCTCTTACTCTGCTGCAACAGTAGTCTTCCTGGCATCTTTTAATGGTCTTTGTGTGATCCTGTCAGGATGCAGCGAAAGAAAGGCCAATTCACGTCATCAAAGGCAATATCTGAGGATTCTGGTTCAGCTTCCTTGGAATGGAATGCTGGTTCTGGCCAAGAAGAGCAGGAAACTTCGTGAGTGTCTAGTGGTTTGCTCAATATTTCTCTctcaatatttttcttttgtttcctATATCAATCTGTGTTTTTTGAGGATCCCCCTCCTATATATGTTTTCTGACCATAGTTAGTTGCTTTTATTGAATGAAAGGTGTGACTGAATTAGTTTTAAAGTTCATGCATTTAATTGAATTCTTATGCTTTGCCTTTCTTGTTTTCCTGTATCTGGTTTTTCCACAGTTGCCGACACTGTGGAATCAGCTCAAAGTCCACTCCAATGATGCGTCGGGGACCTGATGGACCAAGGACATTGTGCAATGCATGCGGGCTCAAGTGGGCAAATAAAGTATGTTGTTCCATGTTTCTTTATACCAAAAATTTTCTCTGCTCTCGAACTTTGAACAGCCCTACTATGTATGAGTGTTTAGGTATATAATCTAACTTAATTACGTAATTAGAGAAAGACATTATCTTATACCAACagttgtaattaatttatgaaAGATTCGTGTTAGGTTTTAACTAGGACACTTCTTTACAAATTATACTAACTCTAAATTTAAAGTAAATACCACAgagaaaaatttaataaaaatcttgcatgataatatatatttctaacaaaaagaaatctatacaaaatataaataaataaatcaatatatatatatatatatatatatatatatatatatatatatatatt
This genomic window contains:
- the LOC108224270 gene encoding GATA transcription factor 24 isoform X1, whose amino-acid sequence is MPHRNLRVSMFGNEAMNSSIQQHNPQIEDNEEEEDIPSGGESIDNPHIRYEAASHALQNGGVVGQPSNGMEPMNGNGLDSINVVPHQHQMYVPGSDVVPHTGGGGVDQLTLSFQGEVYVFDAVSPEKVQAVLLLLGGYEVPTGIPTVGMPSQNQNQRGSSDLPGRASQPQRAASLTRFREKRKDRCFDKKIRYEVRKEVAIRMQRKKGQFTSSKAISEDSGSASLEWNAGSGQEEQETSCRHCGISSKSTPMMRRGPDGPRTLCNACGLKWANKGILRDLSKVPTGGIHDPNVKPIDQIDGESHHSDVVPALADVITSSNGDNSALTAEKC
- the LOC108224270 gene encoding GATA transcription factor 24 isoform X2, which produces MFGNEAMNSSIQQHNPQIEDNEEEEDIPSGGESIDNPHIRYEAASHALQNGGVVGQPSNGMEPMNGNGLDSINVVPHQHQMYVPGSDVVPHTGGGGVDQLTLSFQGEVYVFDAVSPEKVQAVLLLLGGYEVPTGIPTVGMPSQNQNQRGSSDLPGRASQPQRAASLTRFREKRKDRCFDKKIRYEVRKEVAIRMQRKKGQFTSSKAISEDSGSASLEWNAGSGQEEQETSCRHCGISSKSTPMMRRGPDGPRTLCNACGLKWANKGILRDLSKVPTGGIHDPNVKPIDQIDGESHHSDVVPALADVITSSNGDNSALTAEKC